From the genome of Thermodesulfobacteriota bacterium:
TTAACCACTTAACCACTTAAAACTTAACACTTAAAACTTAAAACTTAACCATAAGATATTGATATTTATAATATTGAAATAATATTGAAATAATATTGAAATTAAAAGATAAAGAAAACGCAAACCTCCCCCCCGTCATCGTCCTCTGCGGGCCGACGGGTGTCGGCAAAACCGCCTATGCCATTGAGCTGGCCCGGGCCTTCGGCGGGCAGATTGTGGGCGCTGACTCCATGCAGATTTACCGGCACATGGATATCGGCACGGCTAAGCCAACGGTGCAGGAGAGACAGCAGGTCCCGCACTTCATGATTGATATCGTCGACCCAGATGAGGAATTCAGCGCCGGGCAGTATGGCCGGATGGCCGGAGAGGTGCTGGCCGGAATGCACAAGGCCGGGATTCTTCCCTTTCTGGTCGGCGGCACGGGGTTGTACATCAAGGCCTGTCTCAGGGGGCTTTTCCGGGAAGGACCGGCAGACGGCCGGGTGTTAAATGAACTGAAAGACGAGGCCGCGGAAAAGGGTGCTGCCGCCATGTATGAGCGGCTGCGGTCCTGTGATCCGGAATCAGCCGAACGCATCAACCCCAACGATGTCTTCCGGATTGTCCGGGCCCTGGAGCTGTTTGCCGTTACCGGCCGGCCGGCCTCCGAACATATCCGCTCTCACGGGTTTTCGGAACAGCGATATAACGCATTGAAAATATGTCTGTATCCGGAACGGGAGGAGATGTACCAGGCCATTGACACCCGGGTGGACGCCATGCTGGCGGCGGGTTTTGCCGAAGAAGTTAAAGGATTGCTGGACAGGGGATATGGCCCGGAGTTAAAATCCATGCAGTCCATCGGCTACCGGCACATGGTCGCATATCTTCTCGGGAAGACTTCCCGGCAGGAAATGGTCGAGACCATGAAACGGGATACCCGGCGGTATGCCAAGCGTCAGTTGACCTGGTTCCGGGGGGATTCCGAGGTGGTCTGGGTCCGCAAGGAAGAGGGGCTGGATCGGATGTTCGGCCTGGTCAAGGCGTTTATTGACGACACAAAAGGAGAAGAATTTTCCCGATGATCAGATATGTCAGAGCAGGAATCGGGTTGCTGGCGGCAGGGGCTTTGTTGATGATTTTTGCCTGCGCGTCTCACCATACGGTGAAGGAGAACGTTCAGGATGATGAATTATTTATAAGAGCTGAAACTCTATATAATCAAGGATTTCACGATAGATCCTTCAACGTTTTTCTTACCTATATCCAAGCCTATCCAAAGGGGAGAAATTTATCTACCGCTTTCTTAAGGCTGGCCGAAATCCATGCCGAAAGGGGTGAATATGCCCTGGCCCGGCAATATTACGACCGCCTTTTACAACGGGCGGAAAGCGGCCGGTTCATGGAAAAAGCCGGAATCGGCATCCTCAAGTTGTGGTTCAATCAAAAGCAGTATCACCAGGCCATTGATTATGCCCAAACCATTAAGGACGATCGACTTTCCAGCGACGGCCTGATCAGAAAATACGCCATTGTCAGCGATGCCTGGATGGCCCTGGAAGTTCCGGAAAAGGCGGCTTCGGTTCTGGCCATGGCGATGAACAGGGTGGACAAGAACAACTGGAATAATTTGCAGGACCGGTTCAACCGGGCAATCAAGGAGGTGGGGGAGGAGACCCTGCGGCAACTTCTGGCCGAAGTCAGCGATCCCGATCTTAAAGGTGTTTTAACCTGTCAGATCGCCGACCGTCAGATTAAGGAAGAAGATTATGATCAGGCGGTTATGAGCCTGTCCGATCTGGTCGCCGAAGATCCGGAAAACGTCGCTGCCGGCAAGGCAGAGGAAATGATGCGGGAGATCGAAGATGAGGCGGTTTATGATTTTTATGCCATCGGATGTCTGCTGCCCATGACCGGAGGATACCGGCTTTTCGGTGAACGGGCTTTGGATGGCATTCAACTCGCCTTCCAGGAGATGATCGCGGCCAACAACCGGACGGACACCGCGCCCCCCATCAAACTGATTATTGCCGATACGGGATCAACCCCGGAGCAGGCCCTGGCCGCTGTCAGGGAACTGGCCGATAAAAAGGTCGCCGCCATCATCGGGCCGCTGAACTCTTTCCGGGAAGCCATTCAGGAGGCGGAAGACCTTCACATTCCCATTATCACCCTATGCCAGGAAGAAGATATCCCGGCCATGGGCCGATATGTCTTCCGGAATTTTCTGACGCCGCGGATGCAGATCGAGACCCTGGCGCGTTATGCCTGCCTGACCCGGGGACTGCGCCGATTCGCGGTGCTCTATCCCGACGAGGGATACGGCCAGGTGTTCGCCGGAAAATTCCGGGATGAGATTGCCCGGTATGGCGGCCGGATGGTCGGGTTCGAATCCTACAATCCCGGGGACACCGATTTCGCCAAACCCATAAAAAAGCTGGCCGGTGCCGGTTTTGAAGCCCTGTTTATTCCGGACGGCCCCTCCAACGCCGGCATGATTATTCCTCAACTGGCCTATCATGACGTGGACGGTGCCCTGCTGCTGGGCACCAATTTATGGTACAGCCCGGAACTGATCCGCACGGCCGACCGCTTTGCCCGGGG
Proteins encoded in this window:
- the miaA gene encoding tRNA (adenosine(37)-N6)-dimethylallyltransferase MiaA, with protein sequence MKLKDKENANLPPVIVLCGPTGVGKTAYAIELARAFGGQIVGADSMQIYRHMDIGTAKPTVQERQQVPHFMIDIVDPDEEFSAGQYGRMAGEVLAGMHKAGILPFLVGGTGLYIKACLRGLFREGPADGRVLNELKDEAAEKGAAAMYERLRSCDPESAERINPNDVFRIVRALELFAVTGRPASEHIRSHGFSEQRYNALKICLYPEREEMYQAIDTRVDAMLAAGFAEEVKGLLDRGYGPELKSMQSIGYRHMVAYLLGKTSRQEMVETMKRDTRRYAKRQLTWFRGDSEVVWVRKEEGLDRMFGLVKAFIDDTKGEEFSR
- a CDS encoding penicillin-binding protein activator; the protein is MEKAGIGILKLWFNQKQYHQAIDYAQTIKDDRLSSDGLIRKYAIVSDAWMALEVPEKAASVLAMAMNRVDKNNWNNLQDRFNRAIKEVGEETLRQLLAEVSDPDLKGVLTCQIADRQIKEEDYDQAVMSLSDLVAEDPENVAAGKAEEMMREIEDEAVYDFYAIGCLLPMTGGYRLFGERALDGIQLAFQEMIAANNRTDTAPPIKLIIADTGSTPEQALAAVRELADKKVAAIIGPLNSFREAIQEAEDLHIPIITLCQEEDIPAMGRYVFRNFLTPRMQIETLARYACLTRGLRRFAVLYPDEGYGQVFAGKFRDEIARYGGRMVGFESYNPGDTDFAKPIKKLAGAGFEALFIPDGPSNAGMIIPQLAYHDVDGALLLGTNLWYSPELIRTADRFARGAVLPADFWDTGLPGTEQSFSFRYERSFNEKPGFVAAVAYDTAAILMNILIHPDVRYRDSIIEQLENMESFQGVTGVTAFDSNGEVIKPLALVMIQDGEFIRVEETVVTAVEAGGGPAAGR